Proteins encoded by one window of Bacteroidota bacterium:
- the pabB gene encoding aminodeoxychorismate synthase component I yields the protein MYHISINSNSNLLGNLLALNSSYSSYCLLNSNCNHQQEQGDWNKQLNKAKSSYLLGLGEIDFIGVNKNCMYELDVFTQKHKGKWLFGCISYDIKNEIEKLESENYDGLEFPLIHFFVPKYVVEINENNCTIHSQGANDSKEEIDTLIAKLTNTQIAHPDSQNAKLETINLETRNSKQEYLAAVNKLKQHIQLGDIYEVNYCMEFFAQNVTINPITVYEKLNTLTMAPFSAFYKNGSNYALCGSPERFIKKEGSKISSQPIKGTAKRFENKEEDELAKKQLFENKKERSENVMIVDLVRNDLSRIATRSSVQVEELFGVYTFKSVHQLISTISAEVKPDLQFIDILEALFPMGSMTGAPKIRAMQLIEQYEKTKRGLYSGSIGYIKPNGDFDFNVVIRSILYNEEKEYVSFMTGSAITANCEAEMEYEECLLKAEALAKALR from the coding sequence GTGTACCATATTTCAATTAATTCTAATTCTAATTTACTTGGCAATCTTCTAGCTTTAAATTCTAGCTATTCTTCCTACTGTCTTCTAAATAGCAATTGCAATCATCAGCAAGAACAAGGTGATTGGAACAAACAATTAAATAAAGCAAAATCCTCTTATCTGCTTGGGTTGGGAGAAATAGATTTTATTGGAGTAAATAAAAACTGTATGTACGAACTGGATGTATTTACCCAAAAGCATAAGGGTAAGTGGCTGTTCGGCTGCATTTCGTACGATATAAAAAACGAAATAGAGAAATTAGAATCCGAGAACTACGATGGATTGGAATTCCCGCTGATTCATTTTTTTGTTCCTAAATATGTAGTAGAAATAAATGAGAATAATTGTACTATCCATTCACAAGGGGCCAATGATTCAAAAGAAGAAATAGATACGCTTATTGCTAAACTTACAAATACCCAAATTGCGCACCCCGATTCGCAAAATGCGAAACTCGAAACAATCAACCTGGAAACCCGCAATTCAAAACAAGAGTATCTTGCCGCTGTAAACAAGCTAAAACAACATATTCAGTTAGGAGATATTTATGAAGTAAATTATTGTATGGAGTTTTTTGCTCAAAACGTAACCATAAATCCTATTACAGTTTATGAAAAATTAAATACGCTAACCATGGCTCCCTTTTCTGCATTTTATAAAAACGGCTCCAACTATGCTTTGTGTGGCAGTCCCGAACGATTTATAAAAAAAGAAGGGAGCAAAATTAGTTCTCAGCCAATAAAGGGAACGGCTAAACGCTTTGAAAACAAAGAAGAAGATGAATTAGCAAAAAAGCAATTGTTTGAAAACAAGAAAGAGCGCAGCGAAAATGTAATGATTGTTGATTTGGTTCGCAATGACTTATCACGAATAGCTACCCGCTCGAGCGTCCAAGTAGAAGAGCTTTTCGGGGTATATACATTTAAATCGGTACATCAGTTAATTTCCACTATTAGCGCAGAAGTAAAACCCGACCTGCAATTTATAGACATTCTAGAAGCCTTATTCCCTATGGGCTCCATGACAGGCGCTCCAAAGATAAGAGCCATGCAGCTTATAGAGCAATACGAAAAAACAAAACGGGGTTTATATTCCGGTAGCATAGGCTATATTAAGCCGAATGGCGACTTTGATTTTAATGTAGTAATAAGAAGTATTCTTTACAACGAAGAAAAAGAGTATGTGTCCTTTATGACAGGAAGCGCTATCACTGCAAATTGTGAGGCAG
- a CDS encoding DoxX family protein, whose amino-acid sequence MNSISSLITNESVLVFVLRVILGILFFFQGYDKIFKIKISGVVDFYKYELGTIRMPNWVLALSAYYTSYIELIGGILLIVGFFKSWALYLLGIDLILVTAAFSMIKPMWDMQLLFPRLIILSILLYLPANWDLLSIDNLFRF is encoded by the coding sequence ATGAATAGTATAAGCAGTTTAATAACTAACGAAAGTGTTCTGGTATTTGTATTGCGCGTAATATTGGGGATACTTTTTTTCTTTCAGGGGTACGACAAAATTTTTAAAATAAAAATCAGTGGCGTAGTTGATTTTTACAAATACGAACTCGGTACGATAAGAATGCCAAATTGGGTATTGGCACTATCAGCCTACTACACCTCCTATATAGAGTTGATTGGCGGTATTTTATTAATTGTTGGTTTTTTTAAAAGCTGGGCACTCTATTTATTAGGAATTGATTTGATACTGGTAACAGCCGCATTTAGCATGATTAAACCTATGTGGGATATGCAGTTGTTATTCCCAAGGTTAATTATCTTATCCATTCTATTATACCTACCCGCCAACTGGGACTTACTCTCCATCGACAACCTATTTAGATTTTAG
- the metF gene encoding methylenetetrahydrofolate reductase [NAD(P)H] has product MKVTEHIKSAKKTLFSIEILPPLKGKGIHSIYEGIDPLIEFKPAFIDVTYHREEFIYKKREGGYLEKIATRKRPGTVAICAALMNKYKIDAVPHIICGGFTKEETENALIDLNFLGIDNVLALRGDSIKTEPTFVPEPNGHAYALDLVKQIVQLNKGNYLFEDIINPTPTKFCIGVAGYPEKHFEAPNLTFDLKHLQAKIKAGAEYVVTQMFFDNKKFFEFVNACKAAGIDAPIIPGLKILSTKKQASMLAKTFHIDIPQEFLEEIEKCKTDEQVKQVGIEWSINQCKELVKFGVPCLHFYTMGTSDTTKRVAEKVF; this is encoded by the coding sequence ATGAAAGTTACAGAACACATAAAATCAGCTAAAAAGACCTTGTTCTCTATAGAAATTTTACCACCGTTAAAGGGGAAGGGAATTCATTCTATATACGAAGGAATAGATCCACTAATTGAATTTAAGCCTGCATTCATTGATGTTACCTATCACAGAGAAGAATTTATTTATAAAAAGCGCGAAGGTGGATATTTGGAAAAAATAGCCACTCGCAAGCGTCCAGGAACTGTTGCTATTTGCGCTGCATTGATGAACAAATATAAAATTGATGCTGTACCTCATATCATTTGTGGTGGTTTTACAAAAGAAGAAACAGAGAATGCTTTGATTGATTTGAATTTTCTGGGGATTGATAATGTATTGGCATTGCGAGGTGATTCTATTAAAACAGAACCCACTTTTGTTCCTGAACCTAATGGACATGCTTATGCGTTAGATTTAGTTAAGCAAATTGTTCAGCTCAATAAAGGCAACTACTTGTTTGAAGATATTATCAATCCTACACCCACCAAATTTTGTATAGGCGTAGCGGGATATCCCGAAAAACATTTTGAAGCGCCAAATTTGACTTTTGATTTAAAACATTTGCAAGCAAAGATTAAGGCTGGTGCCGAGTATGTTGTTACTCAGATGTTTTTTGATAATAAAAAGTTTTTTGAGTTTGTGAATGCATGCAAGGCCGCAGGGATAGACGCTCCAATTATTCCAGGTTTAAAAATATTGAGCACCAAGAAACAAGCTTCTATGCTTGCTAAAACTTTTCATATTGACATTCCACAGGAATTTTTAGAAGAGATAGAGAAGTGTAAAACAGATGAACAGGTGAAACAAGTCGGCATTGAATGGTCAATTAATCAGTGCAAAGAGCTTGTTAAATTTGGAGTTCCTTGCTTACACTTTTATACAATGGGAACATCTGATACCACAAAGCGTGTGGCAGAAAAGGTGTTTTGA